A window of Seriola aureovittata isolate HTS-2021-v1 ecotype China chromosome 17, ASM2101889v1, whole genome shotgun sequence genomic DNA:
TTGTTGCTACGGTTGTGGTATGCGATGGAGGAGGGCTGCGCGTGACTGAAACCTCCTTGATTGGTGGGGGTTTTGCTCGGCGAGGTGACAACCGTGTCTACTGAAGACACAGCCCAGGATCGGGAGGGGCTGAGACACGATGAGGAACTGGAAGGAGCTTGTTGCTGATACTGCTGGTGCACCCTCACTTTCTTGTCAGTAACACCCATAAAAGGAGTGCTCCGAGATGACCGGCCCACCTCTCCAGGATAAGTCCCGCCTCCTACCATGCCTATTTCTGACTGGGGGGAGGAGATGAGAAAGAGATCATCATGGTAACCAGTGACTCCTCCCACAGAGGCCAGATCTGAGGGTAAGTCCATGTGCTGGGTGGAGGCTGAGGTCCTGAAGCTTGAGCCATGATTGGCTGGCTGCCCGCCGGCAAGGCTGCCGCTGCTGGTAGAGAAGCGGACGCTGACACTCTGGATGACAGGCCTGGGGGCGGAAGCCGAGGAGGAGGTTGGATGCGCACTGAGTGGGCGTCGTAGCCCACCCTGGTGGTGGTATTGATAATCATGCAATGGTGGAAGGCTATCAGGGGGTTCCAGCGTAGCCTCTGTGACTTCCATGGGATAGTAAGCTGCTTTGGACTGGTTGCGACTGAACTGATGGGCCTGAGCAAACCGGCTTTTCCCCGCTCTctcccctcctgctcctctcccaTAGGCAGATGCAGATCTTGACTGGCAAACCAAGTCAACATCCAGATCATCTGGTGGATATGAAGCTCCAGGATTCAGACCAGCCTGGACCTGCAGGCTAGGCCTGACATCTAGGGGACTGGAGTGAATTCCTTCCCCCAGTTCAGCCAATTCTTGGGGCAGATGAGCAAACTGCGAGTAAGCAGAACTTCCCAAAACCATGCTGGAGTGGGATGAAGAACTCGGCTGACTGGTTCTGACAACCTGGACTTTGGCTGGCTGGAGCCACTGGCCTTGAACAGGGTTCTGCTTCTGAAAGGATCTCTGATCGGACAGGTAGTGGTGCTGCTGCACTCCCTGTTTctggtctgagtggaggagggctGAGATGGACTGTGGGTAGTGGTGCAGACCTCCAGATCCTGAAAATGCGGGGATGCCTTCCGATATCGGGCCTTGCTGCTGATGTTGCAttggggagggaggagggctgAATTGGTGataggaagaggagggaggaggaggagcagaatgacagggtgaagaggaagagggggagtgGATGGGACTCGGGATGTGATGATACAAGTGAGTGGGGGAGAGTGAGGAGGATGATGGCACCCCAGGACGGCAGTGGGTGTCAAAACTTTGAACCACAGGCGGAGGGTGGAAGGAGGACAAGTGTGGTGGAGGATCTCCTTCCCTGTAACACCTCTcgtcttccttctcctcttcctcctcttccttggTAAGCCCCCCCCTGTCCTGCACCTGGAGAGAACCTGAATCTCTGTACCTGGCCTCGCTGATGGACACATTCTGTTGATAAACATGGTGTGATGAAGGAGGGGGAgactcttgttgttgttgttgttgcgcAACCTGCCGACACTCTTCCTTGACCCGGGACAGCAAACGCTGGATCTCCCGGTTGGATGGACACAGGCGACTGGCCTCAATCAGGTCCTCCAGAGCTGCATGGAACTGTCTGAAAGGTGACAGAGAGCGAAGGCAGAGACGGAAAGAAGATTTCAGAAGAGACAGTGCGGCAGAACTCTAGAAACTCTGCTAGACCCAAGCTTAAAATCCTACATGCTCCGACATCTAGCTGCTCCTATGGGTCAACACCTTGTGCTGTGCAGTACTCACAGCAGGTGCATTTCCATTAACTTGCTCAATATTAAATTTGAAATTGCGAACTTAAAAACAAGTATGTTTCCAttacttgtttttaagtttccaaAATTTATGCGCTAACATGAGGTGTTTTTTCAGACTATTCGATGAAGATagatacatacatttatatatatatatatatgtgtgtgtatatgtatatgtatatatttatgaaaTACCCTTAGTAAAATTTGTACATATGTAAAAAATATCTATGATGAATTCTTTTATGTTATTACATGTTGCAACATATATgttaaaatatacatatttaatttatatatgtttattaaagtttattaaaacaacatacatatacatattctAGGAAAGTGGTCTAAGAtcctactgtatataatatcaacatatgaTGACAAACTTTGGGATGGACATATATTTCTATTCCTataatttcttaatttttaCCTATACGTTTTTATtctatatgtacatacatttaaTATATGGAAATTCGATATATGTATGATATATGTATTTGTGTAAAAGAAGGCCTAGTGTTTTCAACGTTCTCTGTTTTGGACAACCAGCATAATACAcgaatgtaatatatgtacatatattgaatttccatatatatgaaatatatgcacatataaaataaaaaaacataaaacataaaattataatgaaacctattagaaattggaacaatttcatatataacatatatataaactCACAGAAAAGACTCAACTATTAGATACAAGCAAGTGTAGTAAGTTTAATTCTTAATGTGGTTATTTGGGactttaaattatatatataaaaaaatattaacacatgACGCATTTAACATTTCATGATTCGCTTGTGTAGATTAATTCCATTCAGCTACTCGTCCTTCTATTGCTTTAATTACCTGCGGCTGCGTTTGGCCCGGGCTCTGGCATAAAAGGCCTCATAGGATTTTGCTTTTAGCTCTAGTGCTTTGGTAGCGAACTCCTCAGCAAGGCCAAAAtcctgagaagaaaaaaaaaaattcaggatGGTACTCAGTGTGGGATTGAGGACAGATGACAGTGAGAGATtcattccaaaataaaatgaaaaaacaactttctttGCATGAAACTAAAACATGTCATTAGGTAGAATTAAATTACAGTCAAGACTATAGATAATTCatattgttaaatgtttttctccagtgtgttgctgtgtgtgtgtgtgtgtgtgtgtgtgtgtgtgtgtgtgtgtgtgtgtgtgtgtgtgtttaggagtGAGAAATATACAGAGACTCACATTCATCTTGCGGCGGCAGCGTGACAGGttgagcagcacacacactctcaattGTCTGAACGTCTTCAGCTCGTCTCCTGGAAATTTCTGGAGTGCTGACTGATAGGAGTGAGCAGCCTCCCTCACTTTACCTTGCTACAGAccgacacatacacacacacacacacacacacacacacacacacacacacacacacacacacagaaagtccTTACAATATCAAATAAGGGTATGTGTGTCTGGTTTGTTATTAAATTTGCTTGTGCCATGTTACCTTGTATAGTTTGTCTCCCTCTTGGATCAATTTACTGAGCAGAACCATTAGGATGTCTGGTTTAGAGGTTGCCATGGCCCATGTCGCtggtcctacacacacacacacacacacacacacacacacatacacacactgtaatataAGCATGCCGAACAGGTTGTGTGTTCACTCCTATTTGTTCGTTTGTACCTCTTTGCCAACAGTAATGTCGAACCTTCATCCCATCAACCttagctgcactttgtgtttagtgctgatgagcatgttagcatgctaacacactaaactaagattgTCAACATGCACTTAGGACAATCTGGACATTTAAATGGCTTCTAACAAAAAGTGGTTTTCTTAAGtgccagtgatgtcacaggaaaagtaataaggcatttccttaatttcatatgtTTAATAAGCATTAAAATtaggaattgtaaaaataatttataaatgaattaatttacataaacagcataaaacacCATTTAGAAAACTATGAATATTAGGGCaaaaaccatgaggaggaaggaactgcctgcagagtaGTACTTATAAACTTCTAATTCCCCATATTTGTATCTTATAAGATGATAAAAACCATTGTGACCCAGGTTTGTTTGGGTTAATGAGGAACTGTAGATGTCTCTACCTATCTTGGCTCCCTGTTTGAGCAGAGCGATGACAGCTGAAGTGTTTCTGCAGCCGACCGCTCGGTCCAGAGGACGCATCCCGCTGCAATCCACATGCTCCACCGACGCGCCATGTTCCACCAGGAACTGCACCTAACACACAGAGAAGGACGCACACGGGTCTGTCTCAGATTATAGACATGAGTGGACGCTGCGGGACAGATTAAGCAGGGACAGACatactttttgtaaaatatgGCAAATACAATGAGAAACGCGTCTGTTTTACTGACCACTTCTGGGTCACCGCGAAATGCAGCCAGGTCCAGAGGTGTACGTCCACTGCGGTCAGCATGAGTTGTGGCTGCACCTCTTTCCACCAGCTCTCTGACCAATAGGAGCTGTCCTTTCAGACAAGCCCAGCTCAGCGCCGTTAACCCCTCCCTGTCGCTCTGGTCCAGAGAGGCTCCTGGAATCAGAGAAAGTGAATTCATCTCAAAGACAAAGTTGGGGTCAGAAATCTGCACCAAGAAATGTTGAAATTGTATTAACAGCAAATATTGGAGTTGGAACACATCAGAAAACTGGGGCTTTTTACTAAAATATCATGAAATagacctgaaaaacaaaaataaataattaataatatttaataattagTGTTTGTAACCAAAAAGTGGTTCCAAATTAGAGCCAAATCCAAAATGCCAAGTATCAGGTACctgaaaaaaaattgagtttCGAGTCATTTGTTTACATACgagctgtgttgttgttactATGGCAAGGTGGGTTACCATGATCCAACAGCAGCTGGGCTGTGGGCATATGTCCCTCTGAGGCTGCCGTCATCAGAGCTGTTCGGCCCTGCTGGTCGACCATGTTCACCTCCACCCCGTGATTCAGTAACAACTCCACCACCTGACcgagacacagagggagacacacactctgcattTCTACTGCAGCaatcaaaatgaatgtgtttactctgtgtgtgtgtgtgtgtgtgtgagtctgtatgtgtccctgtgtgtatgtgtgtgtgtgttttgtgtgttttactgtaccTGCCAGTGGCCTCGTCTCACAGCGTTGAAGAGCGGAGCCACACCTCGTCTGTTGCCTTGCTCAACAGCTGCCCCCTGATCCAACAACagcctgcacacagacagacggccacctcctgctgctgctgtcagagctgagagagagagagagagagagagagagatgtgtttCTAACAGCTTCAATCAGCAGTTAGGCACCAATGGCAACCTGATGATTTTCAGCGATCaggctgtttgtttatttgcacagGTCTGTGGTGAAGTCTGTGAAATTTTAACCAAACCAAAGGAACACTTCTATAAATGATGTGGTGAAGCacaggttaccatggtgatctaTCCCCATTAATAGTAAGCCATCTTTGTGACACCACAAAACCTGAGAGAAGCCCACAGATATCTCGATTACCCACTAAATCTCTCGAGTGTTACAGGTCCCTGGTAAATGATTTGTGCGGTAGTACACAGTTTCCTCCACTAGATGTCAGTGACGTGCAGCACAGCAGCCACTTCCTGTTCACAAACTCTCTCCTACTTACTATTTGGTAGGACTTTTAGCAACACTAATGGAGCCCAAATGACAACAATGAGTCAGCAACCATGCGTGATGTAAATGACCCTTTACCCTACAGCCATTTAGCTCATcatgtaaaaatgcaaataacatGTAACAGAACATATAACTTCAGCTTTGATTCAGTTGACTTTGAGTGAATCACTAGGGGTCCTGCacaattagcattagcagtgcTAATGTGTCTCTTCTTAACACTGTGGTAGTGTAGGGTTGTAGCAGTATTGTGTTGTACTATATTATCACCAGTTTCAATAACAGCAGCATTACAGTAGAGCAGTAGGACCTGCAGTATAATcattatatgtatttttgtcatattATCTTCAACCATAAtctttatgatttaaaaaaaattaaatacaaattatCAAATTACTAAAACTACTGATAAAACCTGTAGTATTAGTGCAGTATTAGCAGAGGTCCCGAGGTCTAAAAAGACTTGCAGTGGCAAAGTATTAGTAGTAAGGACTAGTACAGTATCATGCAGTATGATTATTTGTTGTGTAGTTGCATTAGACAGATTTTGTACCTGTCTCTCCCCAGAGACTGTCAAACGTGTTGATCTCaggtctctcctcctcttcctcgtcttcTTCCGGAAGATCCAGTAGGTATGACActatctatacacacacatgcacaccataaagaaaattaatatatttaaatacacacaatattataaagctatgtgtgtgtgtgtgtgtgtgtgtgtgtgtgtgtctgtgtagttcACCTCTGTGTGGCCCATGCTGGCTGCTGCAATCAGAGCTTGCTGCACTGCCTGGCTCTTGCTCGCCCCTCtttggctgcagcaggaagtgcaGCTCCAGTCTGCCTGCTTCAACAGGAAGTGCAGCACCTTGAGGTGGCCTCGATGAACCGCGTGCACCAACACGCACTGACCTGAGCTGTCCACATGACCCACCTGAGTACACAGGGAAACAGAGACTTACAGGCAGTGTCCTGTGCATCCTGGGACACTGCAAAGCACACAGGCAATGGTAAACAGGATAAATAGTATTTGTTACCAACTTTAGCCTaatctcaacacacacacacagacacacacaaacacacacacacacacacacacacacacacacacacacacaccctgtgtTCCACATTCAACATCCAaacacatgcatttttttttgttgatattttatggctgtgattatttaaaaagaaacaagactaGGTATAAAAACCTGGTGCATGGCTGGACTGCATATGGTCAAAAGGTTTGAATTTGAGAGAAAATGTTGCAGGCCTGCAGGTAGAGGGGTACCTTAGCTTGGTGCTGACTCAGCATGATGACTATTTCCAGatgtccagctgcagcagcaaatccCAGCGCCGTCAAACCATCCCGTGACTGAGCATCCACCTAGAAATACATCACAGAAGCCGCAGGTTTGGTTGCACGGAATGGCACAATCTTCCAAATAAAAAACCAGCACAATGTTTCCCCAAAGTCCGGtactgaaaataaatatcaaGTCTTTACCTGAGCGCCATGGTCGAGCAGCAGCGCCACGGCATCGTTGTGGCCCAGGTGGGAGTGGACACACAGCAGGGGGGCGTTGTTAAGGACATCACTACGGTAATCCACATCAGCCCCACCCATTATCAGCAACCTGCTCACCTGGACAGGTAGAGAGGCAAGTTACAGCCGACCTGCATtagcagggtgtgtgtgtgtgtgtgtgtgtgtgtgtgtgtgtgtgtgtctgtgtgtgtgtgtgcagcgtgCTACCTTGATGTTAGGGGTGTAGAGGTTGCGCAGAGATGAAAGAACGGGGCTCAGGTTCTCTGTGCTGTATGAGAGCCACAGCCCCTGCAGAACTGAGGAGGAAACCCCAAGCTTCTTACTCAGACCCTGTAGATAGAACAGACACCACAGAAGCAAACAGGCATCGGTCATGGTCAGGTAGATATTACTGAGCCATTGTTTTAGACTTTAGACCGTTTTCACGGTGGTGCACTGACCACGCAGCACTCTGACATTGACATCTTAAATGCGTGTTTCAGCTTTACTTCACCACATTTCAGACAAgaatattgtagtttttactgcactacatttggCTCACACCGCGAGTTACTCTCCACATCaggattttacataaaaacatataagctcataaaaaacaacattgttaactagaattaccgcctcatgGTCGTCTGcctctgccactcagactagtttcagattacattcCTGATTATCTAGAGTCTCatgaaatattaaccatttgtttgaaattttgtcatatttgctgtgtgtcatgagtaatggctaaaaagtgttttgtgcagtcacactgaccttgacctttgacctttgaccaccaaaatctaatcagttcatccttgagtgcCAGTGGAGTGAAGTGAAGGGATTCCCTTAAAGAGTTCcggagatattgcattcacaaagccaaaacGTGTATGTAGCTATGCATATAAACACGTTGgtatttgtttatatgtttatgtaatttatcatcattattgttgtCATAAACGCTTATGGCTGTCAGTTCATGGGTGAGAggctgggagggagggagggaagttGTTTCAAGGAAGACTTGAAAGATATATCCAAACCACTCCGGAAATGTGATGTATAATGttcaaaatcaataaagatAAGTGATACAAAAAGGAATGTCTGTAAATGAGTCTGCAATTATCTATGAGTGAATTCTTCTTCCTGTTATCCACAGctgctttatactgtatgaaaaGCTTCTACCACCATTTACCACTTGAGATACAGTTGAACTATGACTGATGAGAtcatatacatgtgtatatgaTGATGTGTGTTCAGGTTGTGTTGCTCTACATGATCCAGAAACCAGTACGATTTCCTGAAGAAACATCTTTCCATTTGTTGCTCCTGGAGATGCAAACACAGGCCCTGCACCAAAGACCTGCCACTTCGTGTTGTCACGcttgtgcctttgtgtgtgtgagctaaCCTTGTAGATATGAGCCTTCAGGATGTGATGTCCCAGCTCCAGTGTCTGCTGTCGATTCAGCTTCCCCTCCTGTCTGCAGAGCCAGAAGGCCAGCAGAGTGTGACCACTCCTGAAACAGATGGACAGTGAGCTCAGTGAAaacatctctttctttctctctctgtggttttcactctttctttcctgCTGCTTGTCAATGTACCTGGGGTCACAGAGGAACCTGTCATCctgcccctcctccctccaaACCAGCCACTCCCTGAAGGAGGCGTGGTTTAGCATCCAGCTGCCGTCGCTTCGCCTCAAGAGAAAAGACGAGAGCTGCTCCAACCGCTGCACGAACTCAGCCCACTGCAGAGATCCCCCAGTCAGAGCGCCTGCATTCACCACctcaaacagctggaggaggacgGGAGAGGAACAGCGTCTGGTTATtcgtcagcaggattacgcaaaaagtgctgaaccgatttgcactgaacttgtacacgtacacgtacacacacgcacgcacgcacgcacacacacacacacacacacacacacacacacgcatggtGTGTACCTGCTGGTCGGTCAGTGGGTGCAGTGATGCCACAGTGATGTTGAGCAGTGGCAGGACTCTCTCAAAAGATGACTGGGTGGGAAACCTCATGTTGAGCTGAAGCAGGTAGACCTCTGCTAGACTCACAGGaaccacctacacacacacacacacacacacacggtggaaAATTGTCATTTCTGTTGAAATTAATAACTAATTAATTGTTTCCTATTTCCTTTCCCCACCTTGAAGCTGGAGCTCTTTAGGACCAGGTATCCTCCCTCTATCAGGTCCAGGGTCAGTTTCAGGTAGAGGTATGAGCCTCTGCTCAGGCTCTTCAGGTGGCTGATCAGTTTGGTGAGGGCCGTGTTGTCAAGGCGACCATTGCTCAATGACACGTTGCTCTGGATCTCACCACTGCTGTGGATACGCTGCATCAGGTAACCCTGAGGAAGAACAGAAATGCATAAGGATgaatgaacagacagacagacagacagacagacagacagacagacagacagacagacagacggacagacggacacacggacagacagacagacagacagacagacagacagacagacagactgtgtgcatgttACCTGCAGGTCCTGGTCGATGGCGTTGTTCTCCTCCATCTTGTCTAGAGAGATGCGGTGAAAAGGTAGAGAACGAGTGGTTTCCTGATTGATTGaatagacagagaaagagattcCTTTAGTTCAAAACAAGTTTTCTCAGCAAAGCCACTCCCaatctgtgttttgttcacTGTGGTCTGGCAGCACCGTTCGTATATTTGCCTCAGACAGATGTTATTTCAAGCAGGCTTAACCCTTCTTACATCTGAGTGGGTATACGCACTCTTTGCTGTGCTCTGACTCTCCATTCCCCGAGCCCTTAGTCACTTTTACTTTACACTGATAACAACTGCAGATCTACCATTACAAGTCTCTGTGGTTTTGTAAACAGTCCAGATAGAGGTAGAACAAAGCATACTTCTTGTTTCGAGCCAGCAACCATCCGCTGTGAGATAAAAGCTGTCGCTGACAGATTTCATCAGCTGTAGCTTGAGAGCTTATTAAGTGTCTGGCTGACTTTTTAATCTTCCAGCTGAcatatcttaaaataaaaaccctaAGGGAGGGGTCTTAAACATGCACTTGATGTAGTGTCCTAGTGTATGACAAGGAAAAGGACTCTTATTTTGTTCCAACATAAACCTGTTTGGCCGTTTACCTTacattcttgtttttattttctatacaaaaatatgttttgcttcaaatgctcaaTAGCTTTTAAGGATGAAGACTAACTGATATGTTTGACATGTATGTTATCTTGGGTAATGTTGGCTGGACTGTACAGTTTTCCAAATCCAATAAAAGAGCCATAGATATTATCCTTCCAACATTTTACTaaataaacttaaacttaaTATGTTCTCAAACTGCTCATTTTGTAACAAGGAATAAAATGGTGCACTTATTCTATAAATACCCGACTTCGTATTACCCACTTCTAGACAGAGATCTCAATACTTCACTGCCTTCTCTTAACTCATTAAACTTAAGGAATCTGTGGTCGTGTTTGTAGATTGTTATACTGGAAACTCTTTAATAGAGGAGTCCATCAAACTTCTATGGATTCTTGGAAAATTCCACATTCATAAATCATGATTAATTTACTTCCTGCCAAATAGCAGGCCGTTTTTGGTTGACCATAAAAAGTTCTTTCATTCCTTTaacaaaacacgtcatagtagAAAAGCATCCAGAACATCCCTAATTTTGAATAAAATGCACTCTTTAATGGCAGaccagatttttattttattatgattctctgtttttgtttttcaaaactcAGTAAAttgatatttatgtttatttatttgtttatttgtgtaagGTTTAGATGTTAATTCATAATGTAAATTTGAGTCAATTTACTGTACTATATGTACAGTGTCAATACAGTTAACTACTCACATATTTATCtttgttaaattattatttacatatttaaaagtTTACTATTTTTTAGTTTACTACTACTATTTAAGTCCTTCTAGTTTCTGATTGGTTAATTTAGCGGCGAACTGTGGAGAAAAATAAAGGTGCTGCTTGAAAAGTTGATCCGtctccatccagctgtttcttttatcaagAGTGATCCAAACCACCACATATTGAACCCTCATGttacattttttccccctctttcagttgttattgctgttattTATCCCTGCATGCGTCTTCTGTGTTTgatgtcatttgtttattttgtctgataGCATCTGGAACCAATGTCTGTTACACTTTTGCTCATTGAtatcagtttagttttttttgctctttgtgtCGTGCTTTAGTTTTGGAGAGGTTAAAAACTCTTGTTGAGAAACACAAAGCTTGAAAACTACCAAAACAagactgctcttttttttttaaaataaatgtgaattttattaattcaaacacaaacttttcttgagcaaagtgtgttttttgctgttgaCAAAGGCAGCCATAAATTGTCAGATTTTTGAAGGGAGTCTGGTGATTattgatgctgctgatgatcaAAACATA
This region includes:
- the tanc2a gene encoding protein TANC2 isoform X1; protein product: MDCTATILKPCICSRTKWCRNERSSTRRPWRLLHGCGCGRDIMEVDDVVSHTSSLLRRLLFYVCCCLSHEDSPELCRDWVAHPVNGAQRGGGGGRREEEGEEEELGPPPSVDEAADALMTRLGFLLGDKIIGGEPGSPYHAQDDGQRISPSSSLASSSTSPCSTLQRPAGEEGNNNNKHASSTHASVTSPTSTLESRDSGIIATLTSYSAESAAEQDNSAKYSGDGYHGSSLNLWQQGGRTVVASTSSSCMVATGNPNDGFLYRVDDNMAASTYSLNKLHPDRGPGAARSSGSTHSIPLYLMPRPNSVAATSSAHLEDLAYLDDQQRHIPSRTSLRMPRQNSGSCSQDHRVRFTPSLNLKPLHFEIPGLSSDWLFTGREWLFQEVDTCLSRDDPSTSQGVVIIGNMGFGKTAIIARLVALSCHGNRMWPTAAGSQTIPKHVAPTVSFSNDSLGRGGGRGDEGDGGSCPGTPEMRRRQKEVLRKLAGQVVSYHFCQSDNCHTCLVPEFVHNMAAMLSDAPQLLAYRELLHRSPQLQSTLSLRSCIQDPSSALQRGILEPLDALYRERKLHVERAGLIVLIDGLNEAEFHRPDYGDTLTSFLSRNIQKFPSWLKVITTVRTSQQETTRSLPFHRISLDKMEENNAIDQDLQGYLMQRIHSSGEIQSNVSLSNGRLDNTALTKLISHLKSLSRGSYLYLKLTLDLIEGGYLVLKSSSFKVVPVSLAEVYLLQLNMRFPTQSSFERVLPLLNITVASLHPLTDQQLFEVVNAGALTGGSLQWAEFVQRLEQLSSFLLRRSDGSWMLNHASFREWLVWREEGQDDRFLCDPRSGHTLLAFWLCRQEGKLNRQQTLELGHHILKAHIYKGLSKKLGVSSSVLQGLWLSYSTENLSPVLSSLRNLYTPNIKVSRLLIMGGADVDYRSDVLNNAPLLCVHSHLGHNDAVALLLDHGAQVDAQSRDGLTALGFAAAAGHLEIVIMLSQHQAKVGHVDSSGQCVLVHAVHRGHLKVLHFLLKQADWSCTSCCSQRGASKSQAVQQALIAAASMGHTEIVSYLLDLPEEDEEEEERPEINTFDSLWGETALTAAAGGGRLSVCRLLLDQGAAVEQGNRRGVAPLFNAVRRGHWQVVELLLNHGVEVNMVDQQGRTALMTAASEGHMPTAQLLLDHGASLDQSDREGLTALSWACLKGQLLLVRELVERGAATTHADRSGRTPLDLAAFRGDPEVVQFLVEHGASVEHVDCSGMRPLDRAVGCRNTSAVIALLKQGAKIGPATWAMATSKPDILMVLLSKLIQEGDKLYKQGKVREAAHSYQSALQKFPGDELKTFRQLRVCVLLNLSRCRRKMNDFGLAEEFATKALELKAKSYEAFYARARAKRSRRQFHAALEDLIEASRLCPSNREIQRLLSRVKEECRQVAQQQQQQESPPPSSHHVYQQNVSISEARYRDSGSLQVQDRGGLTKEEEEEEKEDERCYREGDPPPHLSSFHPPPVVQSFDTHCRPGVPSSSSLSPTHLYHHIPSPIHSPSSSSPCHSAPPPPSSSYHQFSPPPSPMQHQQQGPISEGIPAFSGSGGLHHYPQSISALLHSDQKQGVQQHHYLSDQRSFQKQNPVQGQWLQPAKVQVVRTSQPSSSSHSSMVLGSSAYSQFAHLPQELAELGEGIHSSPLDVRPSLQVQAGLNPGASYPPDDLDVDLVCQSRSASAYGRGAGGERAGKSRFAQAHQFSRNQSKAAYYPMEVTEATLEPPDSLPPLHDYQYHHQGGLRRPLSAHPTSSSASAPRPVIQSVSVRFSTSSGSLAGGQPANHGSSFRTSASTQHMDLPSDLASVGGVTGYHDDLFLISSPQSEIGMVGGGTYPGEVGRSSRSTPFMGVTDKKVRVHQQYQQQAPSSSSSCLSPSRSWAVSSVDTVVTSPSKTPTNQGGFSHAQPSSIAYHNRSNNNAHNGHLLHDNLLDCYEVLPGGGPQGEVSNNPSYVDVKLARTLPVIHSCSDRPSERKTGPTSPVKPKRPFVESNV
- the tanc2a gene encoding protein TANC2 isoform X2 gives rise to the protein MFRNSLKMLLGGKGRKNTGGGSGMEPEGSEVRMTEGFTRSLPSSPLLNLRLAKRTGEEEELGPPPSVDEAADALMTRLGFLLGDKIIGGEPGSPYHAQDDGQRISPSSSLASSSTSPCSTLQRPAGEEGNNNNKHASSTHASVTSPTSTLESRDSGIIATLTSYSAESAAEQDNSAKYSGDGYHGSSLNLWQQGGRTVVASTSSSCMVATGNPNDGFLYRVDDNMAASTYSLNKLHPDRGPGAARSSGSTHSIPLYLMPRPNSVAATSSAHLEDLAYLDDQQRHIPSRTSLRMPRQNSGSCSQDHRVRFTPSLNLKPLHFEIPGLSSDWLFTGREWLFQEVDTCLSRDDPSTSQGVVIIGNMGFGKTAIIARLVALSCHGNRMWPTAAGSQTIPKHVAPTVSFSNDSLGRGGGRGDEGDGGSCPGTPEMRRRQKEVLRKLAGQVVSYHFCQSDNCHTCLVPEFVHNMAAMLSDAPQLLAYRELLHRSPQLQSTLSLRSCIQDPSSALQRGILEPLDALYRERKLHVERAGLIVLIDGLNEAEFHRPDYGDTLTSFLSRNIQKFPSWLKVITTVRTSQQETTRSLPFHRISLDKMEENNAIDQDLQGYLMQRIHSSGEIQSNVSLSNGRLDNTALTKLISHLKSLSRGSYLYLKLTLDLIEGGYLVLKSSSFKVVPVSLAEVYLLQLNMRFPTQSSFERVLPLLNITVASLHPLTDQQLFEVVNAGALTGGSLQWAEFVQRLEQLSSFLLRRSDGSWMLNHASFREWLVWREEGQDDRFLCDPRSGHTLLAFWLCRQEGKLNRQQTLELGHHILKAHIYKGLSKKLGVSSSVLQGLWLSYSTENLSPVLSSLRNLYTPNIKVSRLLIMGGADVDYRSDVLNNAPLLCVHSHLGHNDAVALLLDHGAQVDAQSRDGLTALGFAAAAGHLEIVIMLSQHQAKVGHVDSSGQCVLVHAVHRGHLKVLHFLLKQADWSCTSCCSQRGASKSQAVQQALIAAASMGHTEIVSYLLDLPEEDEEEEERPEINTFDSLWGETALTAAAGGGRLSVCRLLLDQGAAVEQGNRRGVAPLFNAVRRGHWQVVELLLNHGVEVNMVDQQGRTALMTAASEGHMPTAQLLLDHGASLDQSDREGLTALSWACLKGQLLLVRELVERGAATTHADRSGRTPLDLAAFRGDPEVVQFLVEHGASVEHVDCSGMRPLDRAVGCRNTSAVIALLKQGAKIGPATWAMATSKPDILMVLLSKLIQEGDKLYKQGKVREAAHSYQSALQKFPGDELKTFRQLRVCVLLNLSRCRRKMNDFGLAEEFATKALELKAKSYEAFYARARAKRSRRQFHAALEDLIEASRLCPSNREIQRLLSRVKEECRQVAQQQQQQESPPPSSHHVYQQNVSISEARYRDSGSLQVQDRGGLTKEEEEEEKEDERCYREGDPPPHLSSFHPPPVVQSFDTHCRPGVPSSSSLSPTHLYHHIPSPIHSPSSSSPCHSAPPPPSSSYHQFSPPPSPMQHQQQGPISEGIPAFSGSGGLHHYPQSISALLHSDQKQGVQQHHYLSDQRSFQKQNPVQGQWLQPAKVQVVRTSQPSSSSHSSMVLGSSAYSQFAHLPQELAELGEGIHSSPLDVRPSLQVQAGLNPGASYPPDDLDVDLVCQSRSASAYGRGAGGERAGKSRFAQAHQFSRNQSKAAYYPMEVTEATLEPPDSLPPLHDYQYHHQGGLRRPLSAHPTSSSASAPRPVIQSVSVRFSTSSGSLAGGQPANHGSSFRTSASTQHMDLPSDLASVGGVTGYHDDLFLISSPQSEIGMVGGGTYPGEVGRSSRSTPFMGVTDKKVRVHQQYQQQAPSSSSSCLSPSRSWAVSSVDTVVTSPSKTPTNQGGFSHAQPSSIAYHNRSNNNAHNGHLLHDNLLDCYEVLPGGGPQGEVSNNPSYVDVKLARTLPVIHSCSDRPSERKTGPTSPVKPKRPFVESNV